One region of Azoarcus sp. CIB genomic DNA includes:
- a CDS encoding glycosyltransferase family 87 protein has product MVGYALFIGAKITDGYRNAARGDTPLFTDFTPTYAASMIVRELPAEFVYMQRTMVAAGKEAARRIYGDLTDEQARVVGFAPWMYPPTFILLALPLAYLPYLAAWAGWLGITALPYLLTLRRILPDRLGLPFALAAPPAFFNVMYGQTGFLTAGLIGSGLLLLRGRPLWAGVLIGLASVKPHFGVLIPFALLAGGHWRAFAAASASVLALIALSVLTLGDDPWFAFIGTSLFHIEAFSVGAFALPAMVTPWSAARLAGMTVEQAWALQSLVSALMLAIVTWVWWRGRRHAESHGLQAAVLCLTTPLALPLAFLYDLALIVPAAAWLLSDMRRRGAGREEYWLLAGGLSALLGAKELAKATPVQIAPWILALLLGLALYRFLSALPRDEAAAT; this is encoded by the coding sequence GTGGTCGGGTACGCGCTCTTCATCGGCGCCAAGATCACAGACGGGTATCGCAACGCCGCCCGCGGCGACACGCCGCTGTTCACCGATTTCACACCGACCTATGCGGCGTCGATGATCGTACGCGAACTTCCGGCCGAGTTCGTGTACATGCAGCGCACGATGGTGGCAGCCGGCAAGGAGGCCGCGCGTCGAATCTATGGCGATCTCACGGACGAGCAGGCCAGGGTCGTCGGCTTCGCGCCGTGGATGTATCCGCCCACCTTCATCCTGCTCGCGCTCCCGCTCGCCTATCTGCCCTACCTGGCCGCGTGGGCAGGATGGCTGGGCATCACCGCCCTGCCCTATCTGCTGACCCTGCGGCGAATCCTTCCGGACCGCCTTGGCCTGCCCTTCGCGCTTGCGGCGCCACCGGCATTCTTCAACGTGATGTACGGCCAGACCGGTTTCCTCACCGCCGGGCTGATCGGGTCGGGTCTGCTGCTGTTGCGCGGGCGGCCGCTATGGGCGGGCGTGCTGATCGGCCTTGCGAGCGTGAAACCGCATTTCGGCGTGCTGATCCCCTTCGCGCTGCTCGCGGGCGGCCACTGGCGGGCCTTCGCCGCCGCGAGCGCAAGCGTGCTGGCACTGATTGCGCTCAGCGTCCTGACGCTCGGCGACGATCCATGGTTCGCCTTCATCGGCACCAGCCTGTTCCATATCGAGGCCTTCTCGGTCGGCGCCTTCGCGCTGCCCGCGATGGTCACGCCGTGGTCGGCAGCGCGCCTCGCGGGGATGACGGTCGAGCAGGCCTGGGCGCTCCAATCGCTCGTCAGCGCACTGATGCTGGCGATCGTCACGTGGGTGTGGTGGCGCGGCCGGCGACATGCGGAATCGCACGGGCTGCAGGCGGCGGTGCTGTGCCTCACGACACCGCTCGCGTTGCCGCTAGCCTTCCTGTACGACCTCGCGCTGATCGTCCCTGCAGCCGCCTGGCTGTTGTCCGACATGCGGCGTCGCGGCGCGGGGCGCGAAGAATACTGGCTGCTCGCGGGCGGGCTCTCGGCGCTGCTCGGTGCAAAGGAACTCGCCAAGGCGACTCCCGTCCAGATCGCGCCGTGGATCCTCGCGCTGCTGCTGGGACTCGCGCTCTACCGCTTCCTCTCCGCCCTGCCGCGCGACGAAGCTGCCGCGACGTGA
- the ccsA gene encoding cytochrome c biogenesis protein CcsA: MTDLLQTELIAFWASVVAYSLATVAAISALVFRRDWSRLILTLLIIGWGVHTVAFGARWVRIGHLPVINTFEMLSANVWGLVAAVWLGYLMLPRVRAFAAFVLPVVTMLMGWMILIPMDESSLPPTYRTVWLFIHIIFLKIFLGAAFVALGIALITIFRKLNPGAATLQRLPADRELDATAYRCMALALIFDTLGIVAGAIWAQDAWGRYWSWDPLEVWSLVTWLAIGLTLHVRASFRTPPLTNSLLVTGTFVIAFFTFFGIPFVTTALHKGAI, from the coding sequence ATGACTGATCTGCTCCAGACCGAACTCATCGCCTTTTGGGCGTCCGTCGTTGCATACAGCCTCGCCACCGTGGCGGCCATCAGTGCGCTCGTGTTCCGCCGCGACTGGTCGCGACTGATCCTCACCCTGCTGATAATCGGCTGGGGCGTACATACCGTCGCGTTCGGCGCGCGCTGGGTGCGGATCGGCCATCTTCCGGTCATCAACACCTTCGAGATGCTCTCGGCGAATGTGTGGGGGCTCGTTGCCGCGGTGTGGCTCGGTTATCTGATGCTGCCACGGGTGCGCGCCTTCGCCGCCTTCGTACTTCCCGTCGTGACGATGCTGATGGGCTGGATGATCCTGATCCCCATGGACGAATCCTCGCTTCCCCCGACCTACCGCACGGTCTGGCTGTTCATCCACATCATCTTCCTGAAGATCTTCCTCGGCGCCGCCTTCGTCGCCCTCGGTATCGCCCTGATCACGATCTTCCGCAAACTGAACCCCGGAGCTGCGACGCTGCAGCGCCTGCCTGCGGACCGCGAACTCGACGCAACCGCTTACCGCTGCATGGCCTTGGCGCTGATCTTCGATACGCTGGGCATCGTCGCGGGCGCAATCTGGGCACAGGACGCGTGGGGCCGTTACTGGTCGTGGGATCCGCTGGAGGTGTGGTCGCTGGTGACCTGGCTCGCGATCGGGCTGACGCTGCACGTGCGGGCGTCCTTCCGCACGCCGCCCCTGACGAACTCGCTGCTGGTCACCGGCACCTTTGTCATAGCCTTCTTCACCTTTTTCGGCATCCCCTTTGTCACGACAGCGCTGCACAAGGGGGCGATCTGA
- a CDS encoding formylglycine-generating enzyme family protein, producing MTPFRHLAVLTATLSAILSSALALAQSPATQLPREVMINGVEFVHIPAGNFWYGVENTDYLDNQKPVNGEHYRDVQIWLDGFYLAKFEARARDLKRFLEQPGLKRHAKYAGETEGCSLTGSATAGYTLKSPEQDLPATHMSNELSTELAQWLGFRLPTEMEWVKGARGTDRRMFPWGDEYPDDTFAGFKSHAGCSPAPVDSFANGRSAYGLYNMGGNVFEHVADWYNNAHDLALRDGMRNPPLAKNATVGADLSHPMRVLKGGRWSTHAQGMSIYSRTLHHPERGFICFGTRFAIDESVVARLLQAGTAKVIAEK from the coding sequence ATGACACCATTCCGCCACCTTGCCGTCCTCACCGCCACCCTCTCCGCCATCCTCTCGTCGGCGCTCGCCCTGGCTCAAAGTCCGGCCACGCAGCTTCCCCGGGAAGTGATGATCAACGGCGTCGAGTTCGTCCACATACCCGCCGGCAACTTCTGGTACGGGGTCGAAAACACCGACTATCTGGACAATCAAAAGCCGGTGAACGGCGAGCACTACCGCGACGTGCAGATCTGGCTCGACGGTTTCTACCTGGCGAAATTCGAGGCACGCGCCCGCGACCTGAAGCGCTTCCTGGAACAGCCGGGCCTCAAGCGCCATGCCAAATATGCGGGCGAGACGGAAGGCTGCTCGCTGACCGGGAGCGCAACCGCGGGTTACACGCTCAAGTCGCCCGAACAGGACCTTCCCGCCACCCACATGTCGAATGAACTGTCGACCGAGCTGGCGCAGTGGCTCGGCTTCCGCTTGCCGACGGAGATGGAATGGGTCAAGGGCGCCCGCGGGACCGACCGGCGCATGTTCCCCTGGGGGGACGAGTATCCGGACGACACCTTTGCCGGCTTCAAGTCTCATGCCGGCTGCAGCCCGGCCCCCGTCGACTCCTTCGCCAACGGCCGCTCCGCTTATGGTCTCTACAACATGGGCGGCAACGTGTTCGAACATGTTGCCGACTGGTACAACAACGCCCACGATCTGGCACTGCGGGATGGTATGCGTAATCCGCCTTTGGCCAAGAACGCCACCGTCGGGGCAGACCTCAGTCATCCCATGCGGGTTCTGAAGGGTGGACGCTGGTCGACCCACGCCCAAGGCATGTCCATCTATTCCCGCACGTTGCACCACCCCGAACGGGGGTTCATCTGTTTCGGCACGCGCTTCGCGATAGACGAATCAGTGGTTGCCAGACTACTGCAGGCTGGCACCGCCAAAGTGATTGCCGAAAAATGA
- a CDS encoding formylglycine-generating enzyme family protein, whose product MLLACSLIAASAHASSEIKPRIWQEPQTGLEFIRVEKSCYRMGNDTRVAPDADGGWGRLNYTQSLSADEAPAHEVCLDAYWLGRHEVTRKQWKRVMGSLPDGDETLPDNLPVTRVTWEQANAYAERLTSQHKKRFRFRLPTEAEWEFACRGATPASLDKNVPTNGDELARIAVAAVEAPVPPEPVGSRPASAAGFFDLLGNVWEWTSDDYVTDAYARHSLYNPRTGAGLDKAVIRGGSVRTEFVQTRCTMRGRYPKHDTLNLLGLRLVREE is encoded by the coding sequence ATGCTCCTGGCCTGCAGCCTGATCGCGGCATCCGCACACGCCAGCAGCGAAATCAAACCACGGATATGGCAGGAACCGCAGACCGGACTGGAATTCATCCGGGTTGAAAAATCCTGCTATCGCATGGGCAATGACACCAGAGTAGCTCCGGATGCGGACGGTGGATGGGGTCGCCTCAACTACACGCAGTCCCTGTCGGCCGATGAAGCACCTGCGCATGAGGTGTGCCTCGACGCATACTGGCTGGGCCGGCACGAAGTGACGCGCAAGCAGTGGAAGCGGGTGATGGGCTCTCTGCCCGACGGCGACGAGACATTGCCCGACAATCTCCCGGTCACGCGGGTCACGTGGGAGCAAGCCAATGCCTATGCGGAACGCCTCACCTCGCAGCACAAGAAGCGCTTCCGCTTCCGCCTGCCGACCGAGGCCGAATGGGAATTTGCCTGCCGCGGCGCAACGCCTGCGTCGCTCGACAAGAACGTTCCTACGAATGGGGATGAACTCGCACGCATCGCCGTGGCCGCGGTCGAGGCTCCGGTACCGCCCGAACCGGTAGGCAGCCGCCCAGCCAGCGCAGCGGGCTTCTTTGACCTCCTGGGCAACGTCTGGGAATGGACTTCGGACGATTACGTCACGGACGCTTACGCGCGGCACAGCCTGTACAACCCCCGCACCGGCGCAGGCCTCGACAAGGCCGTCATCCGCGGCGGGAGCGTGCGCACGGAATTTGTTCAGACCCGCTGCACGATGCGTGGACGGTATCCCAAGCACGACACTCTCAACCTTCTCGGACTGCGCCTCGTGCGCGAAGAGTGA
- a CDS encoding cytochrome c biogenesis protein ResB: MFRVASERLGRFGSAGGMPRWLTALASPRLSAAFFVVMAGAALWAKAPERSATLAMLAPLSLLTLNLIAAIVTNRRFRADLPLLVFHLALLALILALVAARLTYFEGQATVTAGTAFDGNLLGEEHGPLHDRTIAELRFTNLGFTENYPERGRYQTTYNRVRWQAADGRTHVAEIGDDIPLIIDGYRIYTSRYRGFSPVFRWQAADGSEDWGTVQLRDSNNGAFAGANEWTLPDGRTAWLMVDAEAPARTEGPSVRTNLGAGSDAQQLVLRIGDSRSVLAPGDQLTLAGGVLTYVRLDSWMGYRIIADPTRPWLIGAVLLGILSLVWFYSRILVRPIPAASSIP; this comes from the coding sequence ATGTTTCGGGTTGCCAGTGAGCGGCTCGGCCGCTTCGGGAGTGCCGGCGGCATGCCCCGTTGGCTGACTGCGCTCGCGTCGCCCAGACTCTCCGCTGCCTTTTTCGTCGTGATGGCCGGCGCCGCGCTGTGGGCCAAGGCCCCGGAGCGCAGCGCGACGCTGGCGATGCTGGCACCGCTCTCGCTGCTGACCCTGAACCTGATCGCGGCAATCGTCACCAACCGGCGATTCCGCGCCGACCTGCCGCTGCTCGTGTTCCATCTCGCGCTGCTGGCCCTGATTTTGGCGCTGGTGGCTGCACGCCTGACCTACTTCGAGGGCCAGGCAACCGTCACCGCCGGTACCGCTTTCGACGGCAATCTGCTTGGTGAGGAGCACGGCCCCCTGCACGATCGAACGATTGCCGAACTGCGATTCACCAACCTCGGCTTCACGGAAAACTATCCCGAGCGGGGTCGCTACCAAACAACCTACAACCGGGTCCGCTGGCAAGCGGCGGACGGACGCACCCACGTTGCGGAAATCGGCGACGATATCCCGCTCATCATCGACGGCTACAGGATCTACACCAGCAGGTATCGCGGCTTCTCGCCGGTATTTCGCTGGCAGGCCGCCGACGGCTCGGAGGACTGGGGCACCGTCCAGCTGCGCGACAGCAACAACGGCGCTTTCGCCGGCGCAAACGAATGGACGCTGCCCGACGGCCGCACTGCGTGGCTGATGGTGGACGCCGAAGCCCCGGCACGGACCGAAGGGCCGAGCGTACGGACCAATTTGGGAGCGGGCAGCGACGCACAACAGCTCGTTCTCCGCATCGGCGACAGCCGTAGCGTTCTCGCACCGGGCGACCAGCTCACGCTCGCGGGCGGCGTTCTCACGTATGTGCGACTCGATTCGTGGATGGGATACCGCATCATCGCCGACCCCACCCGCCCCTGGCTCATCGGTGCCGTCTTGCTCGGTATCCTGTCGCTCGTATGGTTCTATTCACGCATTCTCGTCCGCCCCATTCCAGCCGCCTCTTCCATCCCATGA
- a CDS encoding cytochrome c3 family protein, with protein MKNFPKFHALLLIAAALFGQATLALAQNTNAKVSNTKHNLSTSGPGTVKAATGASGTDQICVFCHTPHAANATAPGPLWNRTLSSATYTPYTSNSLDAEDILNGPIGQPGGASKLCLSCHDGTLALGAVANSPGSGTGRTLSMVGTPDGKMPTAGNTTGYTRNLGIDLTNDHPISFTFQSAAPDTDTLSKRDGEFRSPPYSVVVAGETKTVVGIRSRGTKPMLPLDHEGKVQCTSCHDPHLDASKFLRLNRFQTASSPGTSFNPSTDQICLGCHDKNKDRTGAAYLAWSNSAHANSNVATPAYQGTAATQREFPASIKVWEAGCLNCHDTHTVQGSRRLLREGTDNASVPKSGGNPAIEETCYQCHTTTTASILNVAAMTASTGVPDIRTEFTTSGNKRMPISNTDQPASAERHDIGGNFTDDVFVDCSGPTNKCGADFIERRSLLGAGNHANRHVECTDCHNPHRVLKNSLFNGKGLSTRRTHELGGVNGNVASGPLRGTWGVEPTYPALTTSTDWPNQPTTYAVKRGDPGANEDTARSNPFLTREYQLCLKCHSDYGAGTSFPALGSYTGGTASGTNGMSTYTNVAAEFAVKATDPPTSGGDQGEQGNSGTACSGGDCDPNGTSPIGGGATGNNHRSWHPVIWPTGRDVAERTRSGTSMDNFRPPFNGTKVGTQTMYCSDCHGHSGSWTQGSTASDATNAPNLAKVQGPHGSPQNFILKGVWDLTVTPSATRDTNTSGGICGRCHNPNANSGFDGSASEASHSFTTKSSRPCMRCHIAVPHGWKNKAFLVNLECVGPEGGKATGCTPVGNNTTDGTSTSTENIAPYYNSAALRIRTWQASGQWTETSCGAPNYGGKDWMSDVSGCQ; from the coding sequence ATGAAGAATTTCCCTAAATTCCATGCCCTGCTGCTCATCGCTGCGGCGCTGTTCGGACAGGCCACGCTGGCACTGGCCCAGAACACGAATGCGAAGGTCTCGAACACCAAGCACAATCTGTCGACCTCCGGCCCCGGAACGGTGAAGGCCGCGACCGGCGCGAGCGGCACCGACCAGATCTGCGTCTTCTGCCACACACCGCACGCAGCGAATGCCACCGCTCCCGGTCCACTGTGGAACCGCACGCTGTCTTCGGCCACCTACACGCCCTACACCTCGAACTCGCTCGACGCCGAAGACATCCTCAATGGCCCGATCGGCCAGCCCGGCGGCGCCTCCAAACTGTGCCTGTCCTGTCATGACGGCACACTCGCGCTCGGTGCGGTCGCGAACTCGCCCGGGAGCGGCACCGGCAGGACCCTCTCCATGGTCGGCACGCCCGACGGCAAGATGCCGACGGCCGGCAATACGACCGGCTACACGCGCAACCTCGGGATCGATCTCACCAACGACCACCCGATCTCCTTCACCTTCCAGAGCGCAGCCCCCGACACCGACACCCTGTCAAAACGTGACGGCGAATTCCGCTCGCCGCCCTATTCGGTCGTGGTTGCGGGTGAGACGAAGACCGTGGTCGGGATTCGCAGCCGTGGCACCAAACCAATGCTGCCGCTCGACCACGAGGGCAAGGTGCAGTGCACGAGCTGTCACGACCCCCATCTCGACGCAAGCAAATTCCTGCGCCTGAACCGCTTCCAGACGGCCAGCAGCCCCGGGACAAGCTTCAATCCGAGCACAGACCAGATCTGCCTCGGTTGCCACGACAAGAATAAGGATCGGACGGGCGCCGCCTATCTCGCATGGTCGAACTCGGCCCACGCCAACTCCAACGTCGCCACTCCGGCGTATCAGGGCACGGCTGCAACGCAGCGCGAGTTCCCGGCGAGCATCAAGGTATGGGAAGCCGGCTGCCTGAACTGCCACGACACCCACACCGTCCAGGGCTCGCGCCGCCTGTTGCGTGAGGGCACCGACAACGCCTCCGTTCCCAAGTCCGGAGGCAATCCGGCAATCGAGGAAACCTGCTATCAGTGTCACACCACGACAACGGCAAGCATTCTCAACGTAGCTGCGATGACCGCGAGCACCGGCGTACCGGACATCCGCACCGAGTTCACGACCTCGGGCAACAAGCGCATGCCGATCTCGAACACCGACCAGCCGGCCAGCGCCGAAAGACACGATATTGGCGGGAATTTCACCGACGACGTCTTCGTCGACTGCAGCGGCCCCACCAACAAGTGCGGCGCGGACTTCATCGAACGGCGCTCGCTGCTCGGCGCGGGCAACCATGCCAACCGCCACGTTGAATGCACGGACTGCCATAACCCGCACCGCGTGCTCAAGAATTCACTCTTCAATGGCAAAGGTCTTTCGACGCGTCGAACGCATGAACTCGGCGGAGTGAACGGCAACGTCGCGTCAGGTCCCCTGCGCGGCACCTGGGGTGTGGAACCGACCTATCCGGCCCTCACCACCAGCACCGATTGGCCGAATCAGCCGACGACGTATGCGGTCAAGCGCGGCGACCCCGGCGCCAACGAGGATACCGCGCGCAGCAACCCGTTCCTTACGCGTGAATACCAGCTGTGCCTGAAGTGCCATTCCGACTACGGCGCCGGCACCTCCTTCCCCGCACTCGGCAGCTATACGGGGGGGACCGCCAGCGGTACGAACGGGATGTCCACATACACGAACGTCGCCGCGGAGTTCGCCGTCAAGGCCACCGATCCCCCGACATCTGGCGGTGATCAGGGCGAGCAGGGCAATTCGGGCACCGCCTGTAGCGGAGGCGATTGCGATCCCAACGGCACCTCGCCCATCGGCGGCGGCGCAACCGGAAACAACCATCGTTCCTGGCATCCGGTAATCTGGCCAACCGGACGCGATGTCGCCGAACGCACGCGGAGCGGCACCTCGATGGACAACTTCCGTCCGCCGTTCAACGGCACCAAGGTCGGAACGCAGACGATGTACTGCTCCGACTGCCACGGGCATTCCGGCTCGTGGACACAGGGCAGCACTGCGAGCGACGCGACGAATGCCCCCAATCTGGCGAAGGTCCAGGGGCCGCACGGTTCGCCGCAGAACTTCATCCTCAAGGGCGTCTGGGACCTGACGGTGACCCCGAGCGCGACGCGCGACACCAACACCAGCGGCGGCATCTGCGGCCGCTGCCATAACCCGAACGCCAACAGCGGCTTCGACGGCAGCGCGTCGGAAGCCTCGCACTCCTTCACGACCAAGAGCTCCCGGCCGTGCATGCGCTGCCATATCGCCGTGCCGCACGGATGGAAGAACAAGGCCTTCCTCGTGAATCTGGAGTGCGTCGGGCCCGAAGGTGGGAAGGCAACCGGCTGCACGCCGGTCGGCAACAATACCACCGACGGTACGAGCACCAGCACCGAAAACATCGCCCCATATTACAACTCGGCGGCGCTGCGCATCCGCACCTGGCAGGCGAGCGGACAATGGACGGAGACCAGTTGCGGCGCACCGAACTACGGTGGCAAGGACTGGATGTCCGATGTTTCGGGTTGCCAGTGA
- a CDS encoding cobalamin-dependent protein (Presence of a B(12) (cobalamin)-binding domain implies dependence on cobalamin itself, in one of its several forms, or in some unusual lineages, dependence on a cobalamin-like analog.), with amino-acid sequence MKTNGSPITFTPPPRTGPATPRQRKIKRVALVTVPYHSGVVESAGTWLNVGFVYIAGALREAGYEVDYYDAMSLWHDEAQIQKRLEDFRPDVVCTSAFTAAIVAATKLLRLAKEIDPEIVTVIGNVHATFCYQEMLRIDNDAIDFVVRGEGELTLPQLLNCLNAGDDPAKVAGLAFWRDGGVIATRSAPFIRDLDSLPTAWDLVEWPIYKYRAKNDARLAIVSSARGCQQDCSFCSQKLFWRRGWRARSAENFVAEIEMLHQKYGVQVAMLADEIPTFDRPRWERILELMIERKPGVRLLMETRVDDIVRDEDIMDRYAEAGVEHIYVGVEAGQQATLDLFKKGSKAADSRRAIDIINGSDIVSETSFVLGMPGDTPETFKEAVELAKLYNPDMAFFLAIAPWPYADLYPQLEAHVATKDYSKYNLVQPVVKPDAMTLEEVERELGRASRNFFMHKFQNLDQLSEWKQEFMLAVFDILINHSYLSGQMQEMAAGQRMPEAVKQMLRKVNATRRDLKVQAGAEPRNFAPIP; translated from the coding sequence ATGAAAACCAACGGCTCCCCGATCACCTTCACCCCTCCCCCGCGCACCGGTCCCGCCACGCCGCGGCAACGCAAGATCAAGCGCGTCGCGCTCGTCACCGTGCCTTATCACTCGGGGGTCGTGGAATCGGCCGGTACCTGGCTCAACGTTGGCTTCGTCTACATCGCCGGCGCCCTGCGCGAAGCGGGCTACGAGGTCGACTACTACGACGCGATGTCCCTGTGGCACGACGAGGCCCAGATCCAGAAGCGTCTCGAGGACTTCCGCCCCGATGTGGTGTGCACCTCGGCTTTCACCGCCGCGATCGTCGCAGCGACGAAACTGCTGCGCCTCGCCAAGGAAATCGACCCGGAGATCGTCACCGTCATCGGCAATGTGCACGCGACCTTCTGCTACCAGGAGATGCTGCGCATCGACAACGACGCGATCGACTTCGTCGTGCGCGGCGAAGGCGAACTGACGCTACCCCAGCTGCTGAACTGCCTCAACGCCGGCGACGACCCGGCAAAAGTCGCCGGCCTCGCCTTCTGGCGCGACGGCGGCGTCATCGCGACCCGCTCCGCCCCCTTCATCCGCGACCTCGACTCGCTACCCACCGCGTGGGACCTCGTCGAGTGGCCGATCTACAAGTACCGCGCCAAGAACGACGCGCGCCTGGCGATCGTCTCCTCCGCGCGCGGCTGCCAGCAGGACTGCTCCTTCTGCTCGCAAAAGCTGTTCTGGCGCCGCGGCTGGCGCGCCCGCAGCGCCGAGAACTTCGTCGCCGAAATCGAAATGCTGCACCAGAAGTACGGCGTGCAGGTCGCCATGCTCGCCGACGAGATCCCGACCTTCGACCGCCCCCGCTGGGAGCGCATCCTCGAACTGATGATCGAGCGCAAGCCTGGCGTGCGCCTGCTGATGGAAACCCGCGTCGACGACATCGTGCGCGACGAGGACATCATGGACCGCTATGCCGAAGCCGGCGTCGAACACATCTACGTCGGCGTCGAGGCCGGCCAGCAAGCCACCCTGGACCTCTTCAAGAAAGGCTCGAAAGCTGCCGACTCGCGCCGCGCGATCGACATCATCAACGGCTCCGACATCGTCTCCGAGACCTCCTTCGTGCTCGGCATGCCCGGCGACACGCCCGAGACCTTCAAGGAAGCCGTCGAACTCGCCAAGCTCTACAACCCCGACATGGCCTTCTTCCTCGCGATCGCCCCGTGGCCTTACGCGGACCTCTACCCGCAACTCGAGGCCCACGTCGCGACCAAGGACTACAGCAAGTACAACCTCGTACAGCCCGTCGTCAAACCCGACGCGATGACGCTCGAGGAAGTCGAACGCGAACTGGGCCGCGCGTCGCGCAACTTCTTCATGCACAAATTCCAGAACCTCGACCAGCTCTCGGAGTGGAAGCAGGAGTTCATGCTGGCGGTGTTCGACATCCTCATCAACCACTCCTACCTCTCGGGCCAGATGCAGGAAATGGCCGCCGGCCAGCGCATGCCCGAAGCGGTCAAGCAGATGCTGCGCAAGGTCAATGCCACGCGCCGCGACCTCAAGGTCCAGGCCGGCGCCGAGCCGCGAAACTTCGCACCGATCCCATAA
- a CDS encoding acyl-protein synthetase, whose protein sequence is MTTNTSPDTQPDPVRERLAERIRAMIAAGIDADRAPFDALAPEIFAWQFERNIPYREFCEAKGITPAQVTDWRHIPAFPTDSFKTAIVTSFPPEQAVMAQITSGTTANRRGQIFRDDIGRELILTANRTMTGAYLFPDFARGQRCRILILAPSPEMAPSMGMAVGMDETRRHFGTPDSRFLLDYSGLDIKGLIAALEESEATGVPLAMIGSTSAFVYFFNACKARGLRFRLPTGSRIGDGGGYRGRFGELTQDDYFRLAGEVLGIPASHCVNVLGMAESATNYFDDTLRAAVQGRTSQRRRLTPPWARVAAVGLDDLRPLPPGEVGLLRHYDLANLPTVLAVQTDNLGYVDHDGSFQIVGRAKLVDGKVTPLPSERAVGPMGDKRIFRFLEAYVNFSIRFKMGLARARKPAAADSAIPAPLPMTPPVCPCDELSEEMLANPVPRVDSATDSTAAAR, encoded by the coding sequence ATGACCACGAATACCTCCCCCGACACCCAGCCCGACCCCGTGCGCGAGCGACTCGCCGAACGCATCCGCGCCATGATCGCCGCCGGCATCGACGCCGACCGCGCGCCCTTCGACGCCCTCGCACCGGAAATCTTCGCGTGGCAGTTCGAGCGCAACATCCCCTACCGCGAATTCTGCGAAGCCAAAGGCATCACGCCCGCCCAGGTCACCGACTGGCGCCACATCCCCGCCTTCCCGACCGACAGTTTCAAGACCGCTATCGTCACGTCCTTCCCGCCCGAACAGGCCGTGATGGCGCAGATCACCAGCGGCACCACCGCCAACCGGCGCGGCCAGATCTTTCGCGACGACATCGGCCGCGAGCTTATCCTCACCGCCAACCGCACGATGACCGGGGCCTACCTGTTCCCCGACTTCGCGCGCGGCCAGCGCTGCCGCATCCTCATCCTCGCCCCCAGCCCCGAGATGGCGCCGTCGATGGGCATGGCGGTCGGTATGGACGAGACACGCCGCCACTTCGGCACCCCTGACAGCCGCTTCCTGCTCGACTACTCGGGCCTCGACATCAAGGGGCTTATCGCCGCGCTGGAAGAATCCGAAGCCACCGGCGTCCCGCTCGCGATGATCGGCTCCACCTCGGCCTTCGTGTATTTCTTCAACGCCTGCAAGGCGCGCGGCCTGCGCTTCCGCCTGCCCACCGGTAGTCGCATCGGCGACGGCGGCGGCTACCGCGGGCGCTTCGGCGAACTCACGCAGGACGACTACTTCCGCCTCGCCGGCGAGGTCCTCGGCATTCCGGCCTCGCACTGCGTGAACGTGCTCGGCATGGCCGAGAGCGCCACGAACTACTTCGACGACACGCTGCGCGCCGCCGTCCAGGGCCGGACCTCGCAGCGCCGCCGGCTCACCCCGCCGTGGGCGCGCGTCGCCGCAGTCGGCCTCGACGACCTGCGCCCCCTCCCTCCCGGCGAAGTCGGCCTGCTGCGCCACTACGACCTCGCCAACCTGCCGACCGTGCTGGCCGTGCAGACCGACAACCTCGGCTACGTCGACCATGACGGCAGCTTCCAGATCGTCGGTCGCGCGAAGCTCGTCGATGGCAAGGTCACCCCGCTGCCGAGCGAACGCGCAGTCGGCCCGATGGGCGACAAGCGCATCTTCCGCTTCCTCGAGGCCTACGTGAATTTCTCCATCCGCTTCAAGATGGGCCTCGCCCGCGCACGCAAGCCCGCAGCGGCCGACAGCGCCATCCCGGCGCCGCTGCCGATGACGCCGCCCGTATGCCCGTGCGACGAGTTGAGCGAGGAGATGCTCGCCAACCCCGTCCCCCGCGTGGACTCCGCCACCGACTCCACCGCCGCAGCGCGCTGA